From the Daucus carota subsp. sativus chromosome 8, DH1 v3.0, whole genome shotgun sequence genome, one window contains:
- the LOC108198784 gene encoding uncharacterized protein LOC108198784, whose amino-acid sequence MKVHPLSTKRNTTFLGNRDSPIDQTAPRKLRRLPHVFGKVLELPFPSDADVAVDESPNSISFVAGIENSGFSGAGKSVRAHAVEIYPGITKVVVRNGKVGDLLGEKIRDDVWRCRLPAAALTGLATAAIVDGELVVTVPKSRGF is encoded by the coding sequence ATGAAAGTCCATCCTCTCTCAACCAAGCGCAACACCACATTTCTCGGGAACCGCGATTCTCCGATTGACCAAACTGCCCCTCGCAAGCTCCGGCGCCTCCCTCACGTCTTCGGGAAGGTTCTCGAACTCCCTTTCCCCTCCGACGCTGACGTGGCCGTCGATGAGTCCCCCAATTCCATCAGTTTCGTCGCCGGAATCGAGAATTCCGGGTTCTCCGGTGCCGGAAAGAGTGTTAGGGCACACGCGGTGGAGATTTACCCGGGGATCACGAAAGTGGTGGTTAGAAATGGGAAAGTTGGGGATTTGTTGGGGGAGAAAATCAGGGATGATGTTTGGAGGTGCCGGCTTCCGGCGGCGGCGCTGACGGGATTGGCTACGGCGGCGATTGTTGACGGGGAACTTGTTGTGACCGTGCCGAAGAGCCGGGGATTTTAG